The following coding sequences are from one Nonlabens arenilitoris window:
- a CDS encoding arsenate reductase family protein gives MKNLFIYLDSCNTCQRIKSELNLPETVELQNTKEKPITLEQIEFLKDQAGSYEALFNRRAQLYRGRGLHEKELTENDYKELLLDHYTFIKRPILIYTDQAFIGNSKKVIAAAKEAIS, from the coding sequence ATGAAAAATCTATTTATCTATTTAGACAGCTGTAACACTTGTCAACGTATTAAAAGTGAACTTAATCTACCAGAAACAGTAGAGCTACAGAACACAAAAGAGAAACCGATCACACTGGAGCAAATAGAGTTTTTAAAAGATCAAGCTGGTTCTTATGAAGCTTTATTTAATAGACGTGCACAGCTTTATCGTGGTCGCGGCTTGCATGAAAAAGAACTCACAGAAAACGATTATAAAGAATTATTGTTAGATCATTATACTTTTATAAAACGACCTATTCTTATTTATACTGATCAGGCATTTATTGGTAATTCTAAAAAAGTGATTGCCGCAGCTAAAGAAGCTATTTCATAA
- a CDS encoding T9SS type A sorting domain-containing protein — MKRLFLILLVLSQWSWAQDFSNQWEAFFSYSNIIDLEQNGDLIYAASDNSIFVYDTLLGSFETITTVNGLSGESISQIHYSEAKNLLIIAFNNGLIQVVPETGDVINVVAIRDKQTISPVEKGVNEFLERGDLLYMATDFGIAIYNLELLEFDDTYFIGDNGAQLAINSIDVSGGFIYAATSNGGMRRASISNPFLLDFMNWTQINNDSWDEVTTFNNSVYAVTQGRFVGTPNGSGSFSGIGLQLPARSTDAHVNQDFITYATTDFVLVYDTNFNEIFRVDDINGESYNYTSAILFNDNLFIGTETAGMLRVKISNPIDNEFIIADGPAFNSVFSVQTLPNELWVTYGSHDVFYTPDNAIRGISHLVEEGWINYSNTEVSGLRSIPKVTINPDNPNDLVVHSMNNGLIDFIDGVAGTQYGINNSTLESILPPSEFFVRIPDGAYDSQGNLWVIQSQVDNALHRRSPSGQWTSFDVGSVYEEVSSSSSTTKILVTRDDKIIFGSTDGGLIGYDPALDQYSRLTEGLQEGDLINNYISTIRIDQRDQLWIGSNLGLRVLTSVNSLFSDDIQDTRAIIIEDVDDIPRELLRDEAVLDIEVDGNNNKWVATGSSGVFLFSPSGSETIFQFTKNNSPLPDNEVRDIAIDETTGLIYFATKNGLVAFKGDRASKPQENLENVYAFPNPVRPGFDGNVTIDGLTNRARVKITDIEGNLVFEKVSQGGSIQWDTRSFSGNKVASGVYMLFISTDDNIETTVSKLMIVR, encoded by the coding sequence ATGAAGCGATTATTTCTAATATTATTAGTGTTATCCCAATGGTCATGGGCCCAAGATTTTTCTAATCAATGGGAAGCTTTTTTCTCATATTCAAATATTATTGATCTAGAGCAAAATGGTGACTTAATTTATGCCGCTAGTGATAATTCCATTTTTGTTTATGATACCTTGTTGGGGTCGTTTGAGACCATAACTACCGTTAATGGGCTAAGTGGTGAATCCATATCTCAGATTCATTATAGTGAAGCAAAGAATTTATTAATAATAGCCTTTAATAATGGTTTGATACAGGTAGTGCCAGAGACTGGTGATGTCATAAATGTGGTCGCTATAAGAGATAAGCAAACCATATCACCTGTGGAGAAAGGTGTTAACGAATTTCTTGAAAGAGGTGATTTATTATATATGGCAACTGATTTTGGTATCGCTATCTATAACTTAGAATTGCTAGAATTTGATGATACTTATTTTATAGGTGATAATGGAGCTCAACTTGCTATTAACTCTATTGATGTATCTGGCGGATTTATCTATGCCGCAACCAGTAATGGTGGTATGAGAAGAGCAAGTATATCTAATCCATTTTTACTGGATTTCATGAATTGGACTCAAATTAATAATGATAGTTGGGATGAAGTAACCACTTTTAATAACAGCGTGTATGCAGTTACTCAAGGAAGATTTGTGGGAACGCCTAATGGTTCTGGTTCTTTTAGCGGAATTGGGTTACAGTTGCCTGCAAGGTCTACAGATGCTCACGTAAATCAGGATTTTATTACATATGCCACTACAGATTTTGTTTTAGTATATGATACAAATTTTAATGAGATTTTCAGAGTAGATGATATTAATGGAGAGAGCTATAATTATACCAGTGCTATTTTATTTAATGACAATTTGTTTATAGGAACAGAGACTGCGGGAATGCTGCGAGTTAAGATCTCAAATCCTATTGACAATGAATTTATCATAGCAGATGGTCCAGCCTTTAACTCTGTTTTCTCTGTTCAAACATTGCCTAATGAACTATGGGTTACTTATGGTTCACATGATGTTTTTTATACTCCAGACAATGCTATTAGAGGTATAAGTCATCTTGTTGAAGAAGGATGGATCAATTATTCAAATACAGAAGTAAGTGGTCTACGCAGCATACCTAAGGTAACTATTAATCCAGACAACCCTAACGATCTAGTTGTTCATTCTATGAATAATGGATTGATAGATTTTATTGACGGTGTAGCCGGAACGCAATATGGTATTAATAACAGTACATTAGAGAGTATATTACCACCATCAGAGTTTTTTGTGAGAATTCCTGATGGCGCTTATGACTCTCAGGGAAATTTATGGGTAATACAGTCACAGGTAGATAATGCTTTACATAGAAGAAGTCCTTCTGGTCAATGGACCTCTTTTGATGTAGGATCAGTATATGAAGAGGTTTCTAGCAGCTCAAGTACTACTAAAATTCTGGTAACTAGAGATGATAAGATAATCTTTGGCTCTACAGATGGTGGACTTATAGGATATGATCCAGCTTTAGATCAATACTCTAGGCTTACAGAAGGTCTTCAAGAAGGTGATTTGATTAATAATTATATTAGTACGATAAGAATAGACCAGCGTGATCAATTGTGGATAGGATCTAATCTAGGATTAAGAGTTCTTACTAGTGTAAATAGTTTGTTCTCAGATGATATTCAAGATACTAGAGCTATCATTATAGAAGATGTAGATGATATCCCTAGAGAATTATTGAGAGATGAAGCTGTACTGGATATTGAAGTGGATGGAAATAATAATAAATGGGTAGCCACAGGAAGTTCTGGTGTTTTTCTTTTTAGCCCTAGCGGTAGTGAAACTATTTTTCAGTTTACAAAAAATAATTCTCCATTACCAGATAATGAAGTTAGGGACATCGCTATAGATGAGACAACTGGATTAATATACTTTGCCACTAAAAATGGATTAGTAGCCTTTAAAGGAGATAGAGCAAGTAAACCACAAGAAAATCTCGAGAATGTTTATGCTTTTCCTAATCCAGTGCGACCAGGATTTGATGGTAATGTAACTATTGATGGATTAACAAATAGAGCACGTGTGAAAATTACCGATATAGAAGGTAACTTAGTATTTGAAAAAGTTTCCCAAGGAGGAAGTATTCAATGGGATACACGTAGTTTTTCTGGGAATAAGGTCGCTAGTGGCGTATACATGTTATTTATTTCTACTGATGATAACATAGAGACCACGGTTTCTAAATTAATGATAGTTAGATAA
- a CDS encoding DMT family transporter has translation MSKRTVAIICGFLVALFYAYNFTAAKEVTPEFVGPFGLAWYRVLVTCAIFWLIATFVGPKEKVPIKELPLLALAAFCGVGFNMVTFMKGLSLTSPISASVLMVTTPIIVLVLSAIFLKERLYASRILGILIGFSGAALLIFLSNNGSSENATDPALGNFLVFINAVSYSFYIILAKKLTTRYHVFTLMKWLYLFGVLFITPFGIMEGLAFDFGTANTDTLWYIGYVVLFATFGTYMLNIIAIRTLKPSVVAVFVYLQPLLATLIAIGLDKDQITLYKLIAGGLIFTGVFITSIPKKAG, from the coding sequence ATGAGCAAAAGAACGGTCGCCATCATTTGTGGCTTTTTAGTAGCTTTATTTTATGCTTATAATTTTACGGCAGCAAAAGAAGTTACACCAGAGTTTGTGGGACCATTTGGTCTTGCCTGGTATAGGGTTCTCGTCACGTGCGCTATATTCTGGTTAATTGCGACCTTTGTAGGTCCTAAAGAAAAAGTGCCTATAAAAGAACTGCCATTACTAGCTCTAGCAGCATTTTGTGGAGTAGGTTTTAACATGGTGACTTTTATGAAAGGTTTATCTCTCACCTCTCCTATAAGTGCATCTGTACTTATGGTAACTACTCCTATAATAGTATTAGTATTAAGCGCCATTTTTTTGAAAGAGCGATTGTATGCAAGTCGTATTTTAGGAATTTTAATAGGTTTTAGCGGTGCGGCATTATTGATATTCTTATCAAATAACGGTAGTAGTGAAAATGCCACAGATCCAGCATTAGGTAATTTCTTGGTTTTTATTAACGCAGTTTCATATTCTTTTTACATCATTCTAGCAAAAAAACTGACCACACGCTATCATGTTTTTACCTTAATGAAGTGGTTGTACTTGTTTGGCGTGTTATTTATTACACCTTTTGGTATTATGGAAGGGCTAGCGTTTGACTTTGGCACCGCAAATACAGATACTTTGTGGTACATAGGCTATGTAGTACTTTTTGCTACTTTTGGCACTTATATGCTTAATATTATAGCGATAAGAACGCTTAAACCTAGTGTCGTTGCAGTTTTTGTTTATTTACAACCATTACTCGCAACACTTATAGCAATAGGGTTAGATAAGGATCAAATTACTTTATACAAACTTATTGCAGGCGGACTTATTTTTACTGGAGTTTTTATAACCAGTATACCTAAAAAAGCCGGTTAA
- the gdhA gene encoding NADP-specific glutamate dehydrogenase, producing the protein MESFIDLIKSKNPNEPEFIQAVSEVAEAVIPFIENNPQYASDKLLERMAEPERVTMFRVPWTDDNGEVQVNRGYRIQMNSAIGPYKGGLRFHPSVNLSILKFLAFEQVFKNSLTTLPMGGGKGGADFNPKGKSDREVMRFCQSFMVELQRVIGADTDVPAGDIGVGGREIGYLFGYYKKLRNEFTGILTGKGRSYGGSLIRPEATGYGNVYFAENMLKTRGESISGKTTVISGSGNVAQYAAEKILQLGGKVVTMSDSGGYIHDADGIDTDKLAFIMDLKNNKRGRISEYVSQYPSATYHEGERPWSVKCDIALPCATQNELNGDEAKTLVSNGCMCVSEGANMPSTPEAIEHFIDNKILFAPGKASNAGGVATSGLEMSQNSMRYSWTAEEVDNKLHGIMNDIHEACVEYGKDSDGFVDYVKGANIAGFVKVADAMLAQGIV; encoded by the coding sequence ATTGAAAGTTTTATCGATTTGATAAAAAGTAAGAACCCTAACGAGCCAGAATTCATTCAGGCAGTTAGTGAAGTGGCAGAAGCTGTAATACCTTTTATCGAGAACAATCCTCAATATGCTAGCGATAAATTGCTAGAGCGCATGGCAGAGCCAGAACGTGTAACTATGTTCCGTGTGCCATGGACAGATGATAATGGGGAAGTTCAAGTAAACCGCGGTTACCGTATACAAATGAACAGTGCCATAGGTCCTTACAAAGGTGGATTAAGATTTCACCCATCTGTAAATTTAAGTATACTTAAATTTCTTGCTTTTGAACAAGTGTTTAAAAACAGCTTAACAACACTGCCTATGGGTGGTGGTAAAGGTGGTGCTGACTTTAACCCTAAAGGTAAGTCTGATCGCGAGGTTATGCGTTTCTGTCAATCATTCATGGTTGAACTACAACGTGTTATCGGTGCAGATACGGATGTGCCTGCTGGTGATATAGGAGTAGGTGGCCGCGAGATAGGTTACTTATTTGGTTATTATAAAAAATTAAGAAATGAATTTACAGGTATTCTTACTGGTAAAGGACGTTCTTATGGAGGTTCTTTAATACGTCCAGAAGCAACAGGATACGGTAACGTATACTTTGCAGAAAATATGTTGAAGACCCGTGGAGAATCCATCAGTGGTAAAACAACAGTTATTTCAGGATCTGGAAATGTAGCACAGTATGCTGCAGAAAAGATTCTGCAACTAGGTGGTAAAGTAGTAACGATGTCAGATTCTGGTGGATACATTCACGATGCAGATGGTATTGATACAGATAAGCTAGCCTTTATTATGGATCTTAAAAATAATAAGCGTGGTCGTATTTCAGAATATGTATCACAATATCCTAGTGCAACATATCATGAAGGTGAACGTCCATGGTCCGTTAAATGTGATATAGCGCTACCATGTGCTACTCAAAATGAGTTGAACGGTGATGAGGCAAAAACCTTAGTTTCTAATGGCTGTATGTGTGTAAGTGAAGGGGCAAACATGCCTAGTACTCCAGAAGCAATTGAGCACTTTATCGATAATAAGATTTTATTTGCTCCAGGAAAAGCTTCTAATGCTGGTGGTGTAGCAACATCTGGTCTTGAAATGTCTCAAAACTCTATGCGATATAGCTGGACTGCAGAAGAGGTAGACAATAAATTACACGGTATCATGAACGATATTCACGAGGCATGTGTAGAATACGGTAAGGATAGTGATGGATTTGTAGACTATGTAAAAGGTGCAAACATTGCTGGATTTGTTAAAGTAGCAGATGCTATGCTAGCACAAGGAATTGTTTAG
- a CDS encoding MATE family efflux transporter, which translates to MNSNQPTKSQILGTDSIPALLIRQALPASIGILVMSLNILVDTIFVGNWIGSIAIAAINVVLPVSFFIAALGMAIGIGGSSIISRALGANNYEKARKVFGNQIAITQVITILCVVFGLWFMDSLVFSFGGKGAIFEPAKIYYRIVLYGVPVLALCMMGNTVIRAEGAPTHAMIAMLIPSVGNLLLDYILINQLGMGMEGAAWATTISYGLCFAYVAWFFISGKSELVGKLKDLLPDWYILKEIGGLGFVTLSRQAMSSVLYLILNNVLFELGGEESVSVFGIIGRMMMFALFPVMGITQGFLPIAGYNYGAQKWERVREVIFTSIKFACGLGVLIFLGLFFFTREIAGIFTDNTVVIEETSFALKLVFIAVPIISIQLIGAAYYQAIGKVIPALLLTLLRMGFILIPLILILPNIYGELGVWISFPIADILSTIITAWYLWVAMKKLKNS; encoded by the coding sequence ATGAATTCTAATCAACCTACAAAATCTCAAATATTAGGGACAGATTCTATACCAGCATTACTTATCCGTCAAGCTTTACCAGCTTCAATAGGTATTCTAGTGATGTCGTTAAACATATTAGTAGATACCATATTTGTAGGTAACTGGATAGGTTCTATCGCAATTGCTGCTATAAATGTGGTCTTGCCTGTTTCCTTTTTTATAGCAGCATTAGGAATGGCTATAGGTATAGGTGGTTCAAGTATTATATCTAGAGCTTTAGGGGCAAATAATTATGAGAAAGCGCGCAAGGTATTTGGCAATCAGATAGCGATTACTCAAGTTATTACTATTCTTTGTGTTGTGTTTGGGTTATGGTTTATGGATTCTTTAGTGTTTTCTTTTGGAGGTAAAGGAGCGATTTTTGAGCCAGCAAAAATTTACTATCGCATTGTACTATACGGCGTTCCTGTTTTAGCCTTGTGCATGATGGGTAATACGGTTATACGTGCCGAAGGTGCTCCTACACATGCAATGATTGCTATGTTGATACCTTCAGTGGGTAATTTACTATTAGATTATATACTTATCAATCAACTGGGTATGGGAATGGAAGGTGCTGCATGGGCAACGACGATAAGTTATGGGTTGTGCTTTGCTTATGTTGCATGGTTCTTTATTTCAGGTAAAAGTGAATTAGTAGGTAAATTAAAAGACCTTTTACCAGACTGGTATATATTAAAAGAAATAGGTGGACTGGGCTTTGTGACTTTGTCTAGACAAGCCATGAGTAGTGTTCTATATCTTATTTTAAATAATGTATTGTTTGAATTAGGTGGAGAAGAGAGTGTTTCAGTATTTGGGATCATTGGCAGGATGATGATGTTTGCATTGTTTCCTGTAATGGGTATAACACAAGGTTTCTTACCTATTGCAGGTTATAATTATGGAGCTCAAAAATGGGAACGTGTTCGAGAAGTGATTTTTACATCTATTAAATTTGCTTGTGGTTTAGGAGTACTCATATTTTTAGGTCTTTTCTTCTTTACGCGTGAAATCGCTGGTATTTTTACAGACAATACTGTGGTCATTGAGGAAACCTCGTTTGCACTGAAATTAGTGTTTATAGCGGTACCTATAATTTCTATTCAACTTATAGGAGCAGCATATTATCAGGCAATAGGGAAAGTGATTCCTGCATTACTACTTACACTGTTGCGCATGGGCTTTATTTTAATTCCGTTGATTTTAATTTTGCCTAATATCTATGGAGAATTAGGAGTTTGGATTAGTTTTCCAATTGCAGATATTCTATCCACTATTATCACAGCATGGTATTTATGGGTTGCAATGAAAAAGCTTAAGAACTCATAA
- a CDS encoding THC0290_0291 family protein: MIKTLRFIGFLIAVICTVQTVDAQLGISHEIGVIAGPVAFQSDYGERYDWPTNKGNVGTGIGLVHYINFAYRADCNCYTQDTYWNDHFKIRNQLAYHVTSLEHLSELADRPSLAGLQLRSMTGKAKVFEIGTHLEWFPLSIRDFQEGQPKFAPYFGIGAHYVNFRPEATSTLGPLNNPVTTYPTFIDRIDTSQGSTFALVGDIGFRYKVSELSDLLVSSAWHYYDSNYVDGLSPRNVNNRSFDFIWWFNVGYIYYL; encoded by the coding sequence ATGATTAAGACCCTACGCTTTATTGGATTTTTAATAGCAGTTATTTGTACTGTACAAACGGTAGATGCACAGTTAGGTATCTCTCATGAAATAGGTGTAATTGCTGGACCGGTTGCTTTTCAATCAGATTATGGAGAGCGTTATGACTGGCCTACTAATAAAGGTAATGTAGGAACTGGTATAGGTCTAGTGCATTATATTAACTTTGCATATAGAGCAGATTGTAATTGTTATACACAAGACACATACTGGAATGATCATTTTAAAATTAGAAATCAATTAGCTTACCATGTTACCAGTCTTGAGCACTTAAGTGAACTCGCTGACAGACCTAGTCTAGCTGGTCTTCAATTAAGATCGATGACTGGTAAAGCAAAAGTTTTTGAAATAGGAACTCACCTAGAATGGTTTCCTTTAAGTATTAGAGATTTTCAAGAAGGCCAACCTAAGTTTGCACCTTATTTTGGTATAGGAGCTCATTATGTGAATTTTAGACCAGAAGCTACTTCTACCTTAGGACCACTTAATAATCCAGTGACCACTTATCCTACATTTATCGATCGTATAGACACCTCGCAAGGTAGTACGTTTGCATTAGTAGGTGATATAGGTTTTAGATATAAGGTAAGTGAATTAAGTGACCTTTTAGTTTCTAGCGCATGGCATTATTATGATAGCAATTATGTAGATGGATTAAGTCCTCGCAATGTCAACAACCGCTCTTTTGATTTTATATGGTGGTTCAATGTTGGCTATATTTATTATTTATAA
- a CDS encoding trans-sulfuration enzyme family protein: MNFNTKAIHGGQENIDPAYNSVMPPIYQTTTFKQSTPHGHKGFEYSRSGNPTRDALEKSMASLENGAYGIAFGSGLAAIDAVLKLLKSGDEVISTSDLYGGSYRLFTQIFQDFGIKFHFVGMENAGNIENLINENTKLIWVETPTNPMMNIIDIEAVSKISKKHQLLLAVDNTFATPYLQRPLDLGADIVMHSATKYLGGHSDVVMGSLVVKDENLANRLYFIQNASGAVPGPQDCFLVLRGIKTLHVRMQRHCENGKAVAHALRNNELVGKVYWPGFEDHPNHDIATRQMSDYGGMVSFTTKAGTLESAVRVVENLKVFTLGESLGGVESLAGHPASMTHASIPKIDREKTGVVDSLIRLSIGIEDVDDLIEDLKQALASS; the protein is encoded by the coding sequence TTGAATTTTAATACTAAGGCTATTCATGGTGGTCAAGAAAATATAGATCCAGCATATAACTCAGTAATGCCACCTATTTATCAAACCACCACATTTAAACAAAGCACACCACACGGGCATAAAGGCTTTGAATACTCACGTAGTGGTAATCCTACACGTGATGCTTTAGAAAAGTCTATGGCTAGTCTTGAGAATGGTGCTTATGGAATTGCATTCGGTTCTGGTCTAGCTGCTATTGATGCCGTACTTAAGTTGTTGAAGTCTGGTGATGAGGTGATTTCTACCAGCGATTTATATGGTGGTTCTTATCGCTTATTTACGCAGATTTTTCAAGATTTCGGTATTAAATTTCACTTTGTAGGAATGGAAAATGCGGGAAATATTGAGAACCTCATCAATGAGAATACAAAACTTATTTGGGTAGAAACGCCTACTAACCCTATGATGAATATTATTGATATAGAGGCAGTCTCAAAAATTTCTAAAAAGCATCAATTACTTCTAGCAGTAGATAATACGTTTGCTACTCCTTATTTGCAGCGACCTTTAGATTTAGGAGCAGATATTGTCATGCATAGTGCAACTAAATATTTAGGTGGTCATAGTGATGTCGTTATGGGCTCTTTAGTAGTTAAGGATGAAAATCTAGCTAACAGATTATACTTTATTCAAAATGCTAGTGGAGCAGTTCCAGGACCACAGGATTGTTTTTTAGTATTGAGAGGAATTAAGACGCTACATGTGCGCATGCAACGGCATTGTGAGAATGGTAAAGCTGTAGCTCATGCCTTAAGAAATAATGAATTAGTAGGTAAGGTATATTGGCCTGGTTTTGAAGACCACCCCAATCATGATATTGCGACTAGACAAATGAGTGATTACGGTGGTATGGTTTCATTTACTACAAAGGCAGGTACTCTCGAGAGCGCGGTTAGAGTAGTAGAAAATTTAAAAGTATTCACTCTAGGAGAATCTTTAGGTGGAGTAGAGTCTCTTGCAGGTCATCCAGCAAGTATGACCCATGCTAGTATACCTAAAATTGATCGTGAGAAAACGGGTGTGGTAGATTCATTAATCCGGTTAAGTATAGGTATTGAAGATGTTGATGACCTAATTGAAGATTTAAAACAAGCACTCGCTTCATCTTAA
- the recO gene encoding DNA repair protein RecO — protein MLTRTPAIVLSTIKYGEADLIARLYTRELGTQSYMLKGVRKSRKGKLRISYFQPLIQLDIVTQHKGKGSLEYIKEAHVTPAYDTIYTDIIKSSVVMFFSEMLTQLLTEQQPDANLYDYLSSIFQFLDQSDAVANFSIKTLLDLTAHMGFQPDVETIDFPYFNLLDGSFDNNGVLPHHATIEESNLIKLFLGTNFAAINEIKMNREERNSLLNLVIDYFQIHLHVFKKPTSLTILKQLFDS, from the coding sequence ATGCTTACTCGCACACCGGCTATAGTATTGTCTACTATTAAGTATGGCGAGGCAGATTTAATCGCTCGATTATATACTAGAGAGTTAGGAACTCAATCATACATGCTTAAAGGTGTGCGTAAATCACGCAAGGGAAAATTGCGCATATCTTATTTTCAGCCCTTAATACAATTAGATATTGTAACCCAACATAAAGGAAAAGGATCGCTAGAGTATATTAAAGAGGCTCATGTTACACCTGCCTATGATACCATTTATACGGATATTATAAAAAGTAGTGTAGTAATGTTTTTCTCTGAAATGTTAACGCAATTATTGACTGAGCAGCAACCAGACGCAAATCTATATGATTACCTCTCGAGCATATTTCAATTTTTAGATCAATCAGATGCCGTAGCAAATTTTTCTATTAAAACATTATTAGATCTTACGGCCCATATGGGCTTCCAGCCAGATGTGGAAACAATTGATTTTCCATATTTTAATTTATTAGATGGATCATTTGATAATAACGGTGTTTTACCACACCATGCCACTATAGAAGAAAGTAACTTAATTAAACTGTTTCTGGGCACGAATTTTGCAGCCATAAATGAGATTAAAATGAATCGAGAAGAGCGCAATAGCCTGTTAAATTTGGTCATTGATTATTTTCAGATACATTTGCACGTCTTTAAAAAACCTACGTCATTAACGATTTTAAAACAGCTATTCGATTCGTGA
- a CDS encoding acyl-CoA thioesterase, giving the protein MYTKEFDVRWSDLDANRHMANSAYQNFMSHTRMAFLIDNDFGQREMAQYETGPVIFNENIFYFKEIHQGKPITVSCEVTGMSEDGSLFSFRHNFYDYKGRNVARGLMTGAWMNLRERKITSLHPELHEKIKNFPMAADFKVLSKLDTRAHGEFPQDR; this is encoded by the coding sequence ATGTATACTAAAGAATTTGACGTGCGCTGGAGTGATCTAGACGCAAATAGACATATGGCAAATAGTGCTTACCAAAACTTTATGAGTCATACACGTATGGCATTTCTAATAGATAATGATTTTGGACAGCGAGAAATGGCTCAGTATGAAACTGGACCTGTAATCTTCAATGAAAATATATTCTATTTTAAAGAAATTCATCAAGGGAAGCCTATCACTGTTAGTTGTGAAGTAACAGGTATGAGCGAGGATGGCAGTCTTTTCAGTTTTAGACACAACTTTTATGATTATAAAGGGCGTAATGTAGCGCGTGGTCTAATGACTGGTGCATGGATGAACTTGAGAGAGCGTAAAATCACCTCACTGCATCCAGAATTACATGAGAAGATTAAAAACTTTCCCATGGCAGCAGATTTTAAGGTACTCAGTAAATTAGATACAAGAGCACACGGAGAATTCCCTCAAGATCGATAA